Genomic segment of Panicum virgatum strain AP13 chromosome 9N, P.virgatum_v5, whole genome shotgun sequence:
acatacatTGACAAGTTATTCAGTGCGTAACCCAACCTGGCGCGGCAACACCGCGCCCCAGGTTTTCTAGTAATCACAATTAAAGTAATCTGTAAGCTGTACTGTACAAGATTTTACAAACATCATCTAcatgaaaaagtttttttttacaaCAAATGGAAAGGGTTGAGGATCCCACGAGGATTGGTAGAAGCTTTTTATCTTCTTGGAAATAAAATTGTTACCTGAAGCCAAAAGGCTTCCGATATAATATTCTCTTTACATATGACGACAGAGGTTTTTAACAATCAATTATTCTGGAAAATTTGATACAAACCGTATGCATATATAGAACCAAATaataaaagaaatagaaagtaCAAACTAGCGGGCCTCTGCACCTTCCTATAGTCCCTTCAGGAAACTTTTTTGAAAGGGGCCCCGTCAGGAAACTTGTTTTATTATTACCAAGCCTTGATTGCACCATAACATCTGAAGCTTATTCCAGTTTTAACTTCTCACTGCATATTCTATATCATCAGGCGAAGGAAGTGTTCGAAGGAAAGCAAAAGTAGGAGTATATAACTAATCACATGGTATCATCAGCACATTAACTTTTTTTTCAGCATACAAGAGGATGTAGCCATTATCAGTGTTGACAATGAACTCTTGCGGTGAGCCAAAGAATGCCTGTACCATAGATTTTTGTCAGTCATCTcaacattctcatcatcaaagaATAACCAATGAGTGTGGCTCTTAACCAAGCTGATATAGTGGCCATGATTTGGTCCACTTCCAACATGAACTACCACGGCGAAAAGGGAGTAATGTTTGGTGGTTTCTTTACCTTCATTCTTGTCTGAGCTTCCAATAGACTGAAGTAAAGACAAGTTTTTATCACACAATTACATGAAATTAAAAAGGTGATATAGCAACTCTAAATGTAAATATCACAGTGATAACAGACAAGAGGCCAAGGGACAACCAAGTCAATTGCCCAGAAGTTCTACATGAGGTACTGGGTGATTTGCAGTACATtagggtgggtgggtgggtgtgcgtggtggggggggggggggtggggggcgctgctgcaaaacaaagcacaaccaCATGCTTTATCCTCAGCACTCAAAGCTCTGTTGAGCTGAAGCTCTTTAGACGGCAATTGAACTATTCTGTTCAATGTCTAGGCTCAGGTCAAAAAATGTTTCATCTCTGAGTCATAGTTTCACAAATGCCTAACTCCTAGCCACCTTGTCAGAGACTGCTGTGGGCAACTTCAATGCTTATTTTGCTTTAATTATGGCCATAAGGCTCGCTTTTTTGCTAAAATGATAGTCTTCATTACAAATGGATTCTAAAGCCTGATAAACCCTACTCCCAACAAAAGGCGGCAACTAATCCTATTCAGTGGTCCTTTGGCCCTAGTGCCCCGAGTAACTCTCTGCATCCCTCTCCTCCCGCTACAGACTCACTACCCTCATCTCCCCCTCTTCCCTTAGAAGCCCAAGTGGCTCCAAATGAAGACTGGAGGGTGCATGATCTGGGTTCTGGAGTATCTCAAAATAACTCCTCCCCAATAGCTAGTTGATTGTTCAAGAAGGAGGTGGTGTAGAGATTGAAGTTAATATTAATCCTTTGCAGCCCTGTCTAAGAATGTAAAGAAACAAACTGGTATTGCTCTACTTGTTCTCCCCAACCTACCTTCTCTTGCTGTCTACAGCAATCAAACTGAAGCTCCGAGGGGCAGGGATCTAAAAACAGCAATCATCAACTTTCTCGCTGGAGGAATAAAGCATCTGACCAACAACCATCCTGAAAGAACAGATCAGCAAGGCATTGCATAATACTCCACCAATTGATCACAGAAaggaacacaaaaaaaaatagtgcCTGAAACAGGAAACAGTTGGATCCCGCATTATGAGGAGAACACTATCAAATCTTTCTCATTATGTTGCTGAACCAATGTCTCACATCCAAGCAACACTCACAAATAGCAacatgcaatcaaccaaaaaatgCCACTTTAACATCATCAACAGGTTCATCTCCTTTCATCACCAGTCTTCGGTGTCTTGATGGGCCTCCTTTTATCAATCTAAGCGATAGATTCTGGTGTCCTTGCCTAGGCGGAAGGGCTCGTGTTCTCTAAACATTGCCATCTGAAACTGTACCATGAGTTTCGGCGCAACAACATGATAAATGTGTTCAATGTCGTTGTCCGCAGCGAACATCTGTAGTGGAATGTTAGCTTGAGCGACTCCACCCACAGGAACAGCTTGGGCTGCTGTTGTCGCTCTTGCTAATGCATTTTGGATCAACCCAGCCTGTGCGATCCTTTGTCTTATGTTGGGCTGCCTAACAAGGTACTCAGCCGCTGCTACTGCTCCTGCTTTTGCTTCACTGGGAGACAATGGAACCCTTAACAGAAGAAATTGATGTAAGGTGTCTGCAATCACCAAAGCTATTGCTGGTGGCATTGGATTCAGAAATCGAGCAGCAAGTGGCAGTACAGGCTGAACTGCTGCTGTTACAGGCCGAGCTGCTGCTCTTGCTACAGCTGCACTGTGTTGCAAATGGTGCCATTCCTTGAGCCCAGCTGCTGCCCCAAATATTGCAGCTTCGATGTGTCCTATGGTATCCACAGAGTAGTCCGCCTCCAAATGAGCTTGGCCATTTCGCCGGCAGGTGAAGAAATCATCTATGTTATCAGCATATTGAACTCTTGTTGTCAGGAACGCCTGTACCACGTTAACCATGTTGATGGTTGCAGGGCGGTTCCATGGAGCGTACCGGAGAACACAACAATGGATGGGTGTTGTCCATTGCACTTGCCAACCAAAGACTTGCACCGGGAGGTTGTATAGCTTGCATAATCCTTGTAtattttgctgcatctgtctTCTCGATAACCTTGAGACGCTTATGCATCCGATCAAACAAGGCCGCTTTGTTATCTTCCTCTTCATGACAGAAGTGGGTTTGCACGAGCAAAGAGTCTCCAATGTTATACTGCCTCAGAGTATCTAAAAGGAGGGCCAAATCTTCTGGTAGCTGAAGCGATGAATGTATGCCATCCTTGATGATGGCCGCCACCACTGACATATTTCTTGTAACCTCATTCACAGTAGCACCGATCGGTTTGACCAATTGTAGCAGTACATGCATGCCTTTGAGGTTGCCCATGTAATCAATTCCAAAACAGTCTCTATTGAAACCACCATCTAGGCAATATCCTAAAAGATGCAACTCGCAGAACCATTTCACCAAACAATCCGTAGTCCACCTTGCACGAGGAGACCGCTTGGGATAAGCTCTAGCATCCCCTGACACACTTACCAAACGAACAGGTGGAGGCGTCTGCAACACATAGCTCACCATCAACTGCCTGATGTCCGATACCTCTTTATCAAAGAACATTTTCTTAACACGAAGCTGAAACAAAGACAGAGGATTAGGGTAGATGTGGGAATGTAGTTCATCACTGAATCCAGGATTGGAAAATGGAGCAATATGATGAATGAGATAGGATCTCACCGGAAGGACggcacctccgccgccaccgccaccgccgccgccgccgccgccgggcaggcCTCCTCCGCTCGGAAGGCCACCTCCGGCGCTCGGAAGGCCTCCTCCGGCGCTGGGCAGGCCTCCTCCGGCGCTGGGCAGGCCTCCTCCGCTGGGCGGAccccggcctccgccgcgctgGCCTACGCTGCCCCGGCTTCGGCCGCGCTGGCCTCCCCCGCCTCCGCCTGCCCCGCTGGGCTGCGCCATCTGTGAAGGGATAAGGACCACCGAGAGCCTAGCAGAGAatgggagagcggcggcggcggctgcgatgCGAGGAGATTGACGCGaatcggaggcggcggagcccgAGACGAGAGGGAAGGGGACGGAATGGAACTCACGTCGTTAGGGCTATTTTGTTTATTTGGTGGGCTTTTTTTTGTGAATGTTTATTTGGTGGGCTTGAGTGAGTGCTAGCCCACAAAACTATATGTGCGTGCTGCTGGCCAACTCAGTTGGCCTGGGAACGGGAACATCGTGGAACGCCGTTCCGATAGATGCGTTGTTGGGTGCTAGCAGCCCTAGGTGCTACAGGACCATGCAAAGTCTGCACACGTACTGTACAGACCCTTACGTCGGGCGTGGTATGTGCCCTTTTCCTGTTAAAATTTCACATACAGACCCTTAGACGTTAAAAATCCATCTTTGGACCATTTTCTCGGCGCCATGACTTGTGGCGCCGAGCTAATATGTCTCGGCGCCATAGGTCATGGCGCCAAGGCGAGGTGTCCGAGGTGGTGGTGACACTGACGTGGACAAGACCTTGGCGCTAAGCTCGGCGCCGTAGATGATGACGCCGAGCTGCAATTTACAATCTTTATGTCGCAGGTCAGCTGGTTGGGGCGCGCCCACCATTGACCTAATGTTCGAACCCCACCCCCAGCACtaaattttcttttttgcaTCCTTATAGATCTGGGCGTGTTCCATACAAGTAAAATTGTCCCGAGGAATACCCAATGACTTCAAAGCGGTTCAGGTGGTCAAGGCGCGAGCTTGTTGCCTGATGGCCTGGGTTTAGATCCGGAGTGTTACCTTTTTCCGtacatttttattttataacAAGCAATATTATTCCTTTATTATTAGCATCATGTATATTATTGTTCCATTGTTTGACCATACATTGTATATTCAATTTGTTTTTATTTGATTTCAACTAGGtaaatgcccgtgcgttgcaacGGGAACAAATGATGATGCCCTAATAATTTTAATTTAAACATGTGTATTTTTACCCCAAAATGATTTTTTGAATGTGATGAGACCTTCGTTCCACACTCGATGGCATCGACTATCTTCCATAGAGGAGTTGCTCTAACAAGACTTAATACAAAATAAATTGTATAACACGGTGGTCATTTCTTTAAGTTCTGACAGGTGAAGAGCTCCTTCACCGGCTGCCAAAATACAAAAGTTTGCCACTGAACATAGCTCAAAATATTAGGTGTTTGTCACACGGGGTGTTTCCCCTCTTCTCAGAAACTCAACTCGTTGCGGAGTGAGGTCCTCCTTCAAAAAACCATTGAGGCCTGCTGCTAAAAGAGCAAGAGCTACTGAAAGTCATACACAGGTAAATTAGGTGAAAAACAAACTGACCCATTATTTGCTTGCAAATGCAAATGTAGATCCCTgctagaaaagaaaagaaaaaaaaataaacgtATATTAGGATAGTTACATGCATGTACAAGAGATCAATTTCAAGCCCAAATATTATTTAGCTCGAGAAGTCCCAAGTAGGCTCCAACACTCCTATGTTGGCAAACAGGCAAGACTAACCAAGTTCAGATCCATTaataatgaaaatttgcatgttGATCTAAAAACCAAAACATGGGGCTTCGAGCTGCTGCGCTAAAAGAGATGCAAACCACAGAAACTGTAGTTcagaaaagggaaataaaaaaAGGAAGGATCTGAACTAAAAATAAACAAGCTACCTGCTACCACAGTTCTATGTACTTCTGATGAGTTTGAGAAAATCAATATATCAAAATTCCTCGGAATCCAACTGGAGAGTGCCAGGTCTGCTCGTGAAGATAGTGCATGGTCCGGTTCTGTGATCAGGGACTATGAGAAACTGTCAACCTGTTTGATGGACAAAGTTTGCAAACTTGAATTGGAGAAGGTATTTAAATTTTTCCCCCTAAAGCGCTTAAGTTCTAAgcagtttgtttttttttccaatgtTACTCTGATTTGAGCGCAGAAACTATTGGAGGAACAGTCCCAAGATCAACAAAATGAGATTTATAAGCTGAAGGCCAATCTGGAAAGCTGTGAGAAGGCCATAGATGTTCGTCACTGGCTAAGTTCTTTCCAGTGATTTAATTCTTAGTTTCTATCACCTGATATATAACTTCATTACCAGTGCACTAAAATATTTTACTTATACTCAGGACTGTAGTCTTCAACATGAACTGGAGAAGGATGGCATTCTCTTAGAGGTCCTAAGTATCAATCTTGTCATCATCTTCTTTGATGAAAGAAAAGGAATCTATCCAAAAGGAACTTGATAGAACTAAAACAAAGTTAAGAGAGACCGAGAACAAACTTAAGAATTTCattcaggagaaaacaaaactTCAGGTTACCAACAGGCAACATGCCACTgttattatataaattttattGCCACTTAAAAGCCAGCTGTTTCTGACGTATAGTTGATACATGTTCTTTTACCAGAGTGAGAAAGCAGAGGCCCACAAAGAAATTAAGAAATTGCAAAGCCAGAGAACTTTGCTTGAACGTGATTTAAGGAAACGCGATTCAGCTACTGTTGACTAAAAGCATGAGCTGAATTCCATGCCACAGGAACTTTCTGGTGCTTTGGATCACATACAGGTATGTGTTATTCTTTGCAAACACCACATTTTTCTAGGAACTACTGGGCTGCTGTTTGCAGCAGTTTGGTTTACATATTGGGGTCTTGGTCTGGCATTGGGTCCATTTTCATATTTAACTATAGATGtttaagatatatatatatatatatatatatatatatatatatatatatatatatgtgtgtgtgtgtgtgtgtgtgtgtgacagGGCTAATCCCTACCCTGGGTAGGGAATAAtattccatacccgagccaACCGGCGGCGCGCACTCGAGCGCCCCCCTGGCGCAGCCCGCTAGCGGTTTTTCTTCGAGCGCGAGCCGTTCCGACGCGGCTCACCCGCACGCACAGAAGCGAGCGCGTCTGGTTTTTTTGTTTCTTGACCAACGTGTACGTGGACCGAGCAGGCAatgcttgttttttttctctcagtAGTCAGTCTGGTTTTTTTGTTTCTTGACCGACGTGTACGTGGACCGAGCAAGCAatgcttgttttttttctctcagtAGTCAGTCGCACGCACGCACGTCTCCGGCAAGCATCGTTCCTGTCTCCGCCAAGCATCCTTCCTAAATAAATCCTAATCGCTGGAGGAAAATGATCGCTAAATTTTGGAAACACTACCTCTGCCTGTCTCCATCTCCGAACATTGTATTCGAAAAATGCATTGGCAAAAGAATTTGCGAGAGAATGTGTCACGGATAGGCAGAAGAACACCATCAAATACAACAGACTGACTTTACTAGCAGCATATTTGTTCACCAAGTTAATTTGTGTAACAGGGTAACATGTATATATGGACAATGAAAGGAGGCACGGGGACACTGATCTAGCTAGCACACACTATACTTCAGATAAATATTTAAATGGAAGGGGAACCCTTCAATACTAAACTAGAGAAGCTCGTCGGTAATGCAACATCTCATCCCTCATCACAGCTGATCGTGCCTGCAAGAAAGCATAACTATAATATTTTAACAAGAAAATTGGGGTATTGCAGAAATGGGATGTAGTTTAAGAAAATAGTATACTGTGCTAACCAGATTTATATTAGTCTTTAGGCAGCCATGGCCTTCACCATCACAGTATTCCAGAATTTTCATTGCAAAGAAGGCAGTCATTAAGAGACTTCTGGATACACTATCCGCACATCCGAATGCACTGACATGTTGAGAATCATATCAATCATCCTAATTTGCTCCAATGCACCTGCTCGATGCCTCACCTATGATGATTGTATCAGATGAT
This window contains:
- the LOC120689900 gene encoding uncharacterized protein LOC120689900; protein product: MAQPSGAGGGGGGQRGRSRGSVGQRGGGRGPPSGGGLPSAGGGLPSAGGGLPSAGGGLPSGGGLPGGGGGGGGGGGGGAVLPLRVKKMFFDKEVSDIRQLMVSYVLQTPPPVRLVSVSGDARAYPKRSPRARWTTDCLVKWFCELHLLGYCLDGGFNRDCFGIDYMGNLKGMHVLLQLVKPIGATVNEVTRNMSVVAAIIKDGIHSSLQLPEDLALLLDTLRQYNIGDSLLVQTHFCHEEEDNKAALFDRMHKRLKVIEKTDAAKYTRIMQAIQPPGASLWLASAMDNTHPLLCSPVRSMEPPCNHQHG